The Methylorubrum populi genome contains a region encoding:
- a CDS encoding IS4 family transposase, which yields MARTALEHALPAGWIDEVFEQHRQRQYTRELLFSTVVRLTMLVALGLRSSLHAAAREAEDLTVSLPALYDKVNRTEPDLLRALVRGSATRLAPVMTAAGTGHPSLPGYALRVLDGNHLPGSDKRLKPLRAHRGAALPGQTLVVYDPDTGLAVDLVAAEDAYADERALARALLDAAAPGQVWVADRHFCVRTWLQGLVEAGSHFVVRRHGNHPRLGAQGDWQACGSCETGTLCEQSITLEGSGDAWRRIALSLTAPTTEGDRTIWLWSNLPASVSAAQIAQVYRRRWRIEGLFLQMERVLHSEAGRLGRPRAALLGFAAAVLAHNVLSLLSACIEQVHGPEPRVSVFHLSRQIGAGYEGLMVALGHGSVLTGQEDAASVAARLLALAERVDPGRIATSPRGPKRKVDKPYVAAATARKHVATARVLEKAKLMAKKTP from the coding sequence ATGGCCCGCACGGCCTTGGAACACGCGCTGCCGGCCGGCTGGATCGACGAGGTGTTCGAGCAGCATCGCCAGCGGCAATACACGCGGGAGTTGCTGTTCTCCACTGTCGTCAGGCTGACGATGCTCGTCGCTCTCGGCCTGCGCTCGTCGTTGCACGCCGCTGCGCGCGAAGCCGAAGACCTGACCGTCTCGCTGCCCGCCCTCTACGACAAGGTCAACCGCACCGAGCCCGACCTGCTGCGCGCCCTCGTGCGCGGCAGCGCGACCCGACTGGCCCCGGTGATGACCGCGGCGGGCACCGGCCATCCGAGCCTGCCGGGCTACGCACTGCGCGTGCTGGACGGCAACCATCTGCCCGGCAGCGACAAGCGCCTGAAGCCTCTGCGCGCGCATCGCGGCGCCGCCCTGCCGGGGCAGACCCTGGTCGTCTACGATCCCGATACCGGCCTGGCCGTCGATCTGGTGGCGGCCGAAGATGCTTATGCCGACGAACGGGCGCTGGCCCGGGCCCTCCTGGACGCTGCCGCGCCCGGTCAGGTCTGGGTCGCCGATCGGCACTTCTGTGTCCGGACCTGGCTGCAGGGTCTGGTTGAGGCAGGCAGCCACTTCGTGGTGCGTCGGCACGGCAACCATCCCCGCCTGGGCGCGCAGGGGGATTGGCAGGCGTGCGGCTCCTGCGAGACCGGCACACTGTGTGAGCAGAGCATTACGCTGGAGGGGAGCGGCGATGCGTGGCGGCGCATCGCGCTGAGCTTGACGGCGCCAACGACGGAGGGAGACCGGACGATCTGGCTGTGGAGCAACCTGCCGGCGAGCGTCAGTGCGGCGCAGATCGCGCAGGTGTATCGGCGACGCTGGCGGATCGAGGGTCTGTTCCTGCAGATGGAACGGGTGCTGCACAGCGAGGCCGGTCGCCTGGGTCGTCCGCGGGCGGCCCTGCTGGGGTTTGCCGCTGCCGTTCTGGCCCACAACGTGCTGAGCCTGCTGAGCGCGTGCATCGAGCAGGTGCACGGGCCCGAGCCGCGGGTCTCGGTGTTCCACCTGAGCCGTCAGATCGGTGCCGGCTACGAGGGGCTGATGGTGGCGCTCGGACACGGCTCTGTGTTGACGGGCCAGGAGGATGCGGCGAGCGTCGCGGCCCGCTTGCTCGCCTTGGCGGAGCGGGTCGACCCAGGGCGGATTGCAACCAGCCCGCGTGGTCCCAAGCGCAAGGTCGACAAGCCCTATGTAGCGGCGGCTACGGCCCGAAAACACGTCGCCACCGCCAGGGTCCTCGAAAAGGCCAAGCTAATGGCTAAGAAAACACCTTAA
- a CDS encoding IS5 family transposase (programmed frameshift), with protein MWTQENRARYDRSALRYPSDLTDEEWALIEPLIPPAKPGGGKRSVDIRAVVDGLMYVLSTGCQWRAIPTDLPPRSTVHGYLDLWDYDGTLARIHHALFVACRERAGRAASPSAAILDSQSVKGAEKGGGRFDPSGYDAGKKIRGKKRHILVDTQGFVMHALVHPASVQDRTGGVWVMASLFGLYPFLLRLYADGGYQGPAFKAGLRRACRRLKLTIVKRSDQAQGFVVLPKRWIVERTFAWLNRCWRLAKDWECRSRTARAFLLLASIRLMTRKLCQKTI; from the exons ATGTGGACACAGGAGAACCGGGCCCGCTACGACCGCAGTGCCCTGCGCTATCCGAGTGATCTGACCGATGAGGAGTGGGCGCTGATCGAGCCGCTGATTCCGCCGGCCAAGCCGGGCGGCGGCAAGCGCAGCGTGGACATCCGCGCGGTGGTGGACGGGCTGATGTACGTGCTCAGCACCGGCTGCCAATGGCGCGCGATCCCGACGGACCTGCCGCCGCGCTCGACCGTGCACGGCTATCTTGATCTGTGGGACTACGACGGCACGCTGGCGCGCATCCACCACGCGCTGTTCGTGGCCTGCCGCGAGCGGGCGGGCCGGGCGGCCAGCCCGAGCGCGGCCATCCTCGACAGCCAGAGCGTGAAGGGCGCGGAAAAAGGGGGCGGGCGAT TCGACCCGTCGGGCTACGACGCAGGCAAGAAGATCCGGGGCAAGAAAAGGCACATCCTCGTCGACACGCAGGGCTTCGTGATGCACGCCCTGGTGCATCCGGCCAGCGTGCAAGACCGCACCGGCGGCGTGTGGGTGATGGCGAGCTTGTTTGGCCTCTACCCGTTCCTGCTGCGGCTGTATGCCGACGGCGGCTACCAGGGACCAGCGTTCAAGGCTGGTCTGCGCCGGGCCTGCCGCCGGCTCAAGCTCACGATCGTCAAGCGGTCCGATCAGGCCCAGGGCTTCGTCGTGCTGCCCAAGCGCTGGATCGTCGAGCGGACCTTTGCCTGGCTCAACCGCTGCTGGCGTCTGGCTAAGGACTGGGAATGCCGGAGCAGAACGGCGCGCGCCTTCCTGCTGCTCGCCTCCATCCGCCTCATGACGCGAAAGCTCTGCCAGAAAACAATATGA
- a CDS encoding IS701 family transposase codes for MIRASWTPGASIEATLELWASSLREVKGRMRPLFSQERVAASAGAFLDGLLGAERRKTSWMRAEAAGDPGPWRQQAVLGRGRWDADALRDVVRDYALETLADPDAVLVLDETGFLKQGKASCGVHRQYTGSAGKITNCQIGVFAAYASHHGHAFIDRALYLPKTWTSDPARLAAAHVPEGTSFSTKPGLALTMIERAMTADVPFSWVAADTVYGVGDIEMALRRAGKGYVLGVKTDHLFNSWVGKPLVAGTAEAIANGLAPTAWTRLSAGEGTKGARLYDWAYCELADLDGADYDQAGLWTRGLLIRRSLTDGERAYFTTWCPAGTSVATLATVEGQRWTIEDAFETAKTELGLAHNETRSWHGWHRHVSLVMMAFALLAVIRHHANAPPPKRRARPRPPAR; via the coding sequence ATGATTCGTGCATCATGGACGCCGGGGGCCTCGATTGAGGCGACGCTGGAGCTCTGGGCCTCTTCGCTGCGGGAGGTGAAGGGACGCATGCGCCCGCTGTTTTCTCAGGAGCGGGTGGCGGCCTCGGCGGGAGCATTCCTGGACGGACTGCTCGGCGCGGAGCGGCGCAAGACCAGTTGGATGCGGGCGGAAGCTGCGGGCGATCCCGGGCCCTGGCGTCAGCAGGCCGTGCTCGGTCGCGGACGCTGGGATGCCGACGCCCTGCGCGACGTCGTGCGGGACTATGCCCTGGAAACCCTGGCCGACCCGGACGCGGTTCTGGTTCTCGACGAGACTGGCTTTCTCAAGCAGGGCAAAGCCTCGTGCGGTGTGCATCGCCAGTACACCGGCTCGGCCGGAAAGATCACGAACTGTCAGATCGGCGTGTTCGCGGCTTACGCCTCGCACCACGGTCACGCGTTCATCGATCGGGCCTTGTACCTGCCCAAGACCTGGACCTCGGATCCGGCCCGGCTGGCCGCCGCCCACGTGCCGGAGGGGACGAGCTTTTCGACCAAGCCGGGATTGGCTCTAACGATGATCGAGCGGGCGATGACCGCCGACGTGCCGTTCTCCTGGGTTGCGGCCGACACCGTCTATGGGGTCGGCGACATCGAGATGGCTCTACGGCGCGCGGGCAAGGGCTACGTGCTCGGGGTCAAGACCGATCACCTGTTCAATTCCTGGGTCGGCAAGCCGCTGGTGGCCGGCACCGCCGAGGCGATCGCGAACGGCCTCGCTCCGACGGCCTGGACGCGCCTGTCGGCGGGCGAGGGCACGAAGGGCGCGCGGCTGTACGACTGGGCTTACTGCGAGTTGGCCGACCTCGACGGTGCCGACTACGATCAGGCCGGCCTGTGGACGCGCGGCCTGCTGATCCGCCGTAGCCTGACTGACGGCGAGCGGGCGTACTTCACGACGTGGTGCCCGGCCGGCACGTCGGTCGCGACCCTGGCGACGGTCGAGGGCCAGCGTTGGACGATCGAGGACGCGTTCGAGACGGCCAAGACCGAACTTGGGCTCGCTCATAATGAGACCCGTTCCTGGCACGGCTGGCACCGGCACGTCAGCTTGGTGATGATGGCCTTCGCCCTGCTGGCCGTAATCCGCCATCACGCCAACGCGCCGCCCCCAAAAAGACGGGCGCGGCCGAGACCGCCCGCGCGCTGA
- a CDS encoding BrnT family toxin produces the protein MTITFDPAKRAKALAERGLDFQAAEAVFAGPVHEFEDTRADYGETRIITVGLLRGRMVIVGWTPRGADRHVFTMRKANDREQVRYAPLLR, from the coding sequence ATGACGATCACCTTCGACCCGGCCAAGCGGGCCAAGGCCCTGGCCGAACGTGGCCTGGATTTCCAGGCGGCCGAGGCTGTGTTCGCCGGTCCGGTCCACGAGTTCGAGGACACCCGGGCCGATTACGGCGAGACCCGCATCATTACGGTCGGCCTCCTGCGAGGGCGCATGGTGATCGTCGGCTGGACCCCGCGTGGCGCGGATCGCCACGTCTTCACGATGAGGAAGGCCAATGACCGCGAACAGGTTCGCTACGCCCCGCTTCTCCGCTGA
- a CDS encoding BrnA antitoxin family protein, whose translation MTANRFATPRFSADAIGETDFAKVDAHVITAEEYEELPELTDAMMDRADFLVGGRLVRRGRPAKPDAKEPVSLRLSPSVLAHFRAGGPGWQTRIDAVLLEAVEREKAGSRG comes from the coding sequence ATGACCGCGAACAGGTTCGCTACGCCCCGCTTCTCCGCTGACGCCATAGGGGAGACCGACTTCGCCAAGGTCGATGCGCACGTCATCACGGCCGAGGAATACGAGGAACTGCCCGAACTCACCGACGCGATGATGGACCGGGCCGACTTCCTCGTGGGCGGCAGGCTGGTGCGGCGCGGACGCCCGGCCAAGCCCGACGCCAAGGAGCCCGTATCGCTGCGGCTCTCGCCGAGCGTGCTGGCGCATTTCCGCGCCGGCGGGCCGGGCTGGCAGACCCGGATCGACGCGGTGCTGCTCGAAGCGGTCGAGCGGGAGAAGGCCGGCTCGCGGGGCTGA
- a CDS encoding transposase, producing the protein MPRRATQAEQTYEQRHFAIDWEGERVTCPQGKTSVTWRATRDEVGAPRFQAVFSRTDCGACATRALCTASKEARRSVYFLPRPEYEALNAARDRMQDPAWKQRYRIRAGIEGTLSQGVRAFGLRRSRYIGQARTGLQQVCVAAAMNAARVVHWLAAVPRARTRTTRFAALAQAA; encoded by the coding sequence ATGCCGAGGCGGGCGACGCAGGCTGAGCAGACCTATGAACAGCGCCACTTCGCAATCGACTGGGAAGGCGAGCGGGTCACCTGTCCCCAGGGCAAGACGTCAGTGACGTGGCGCGCTACCCGCGACGAGGTCGGTGCCCCGCGCTTCCAGGCGGTGTTCAGCCGGACCGATTGCGGCGCCTGCGCGACGCGAGCGCTTTGCACCGCGTCGAAGGAGGCGCGCCGCTCCGTCTACTTCCTGCCGCGCCCGGAATACGAGGCGCTGAACGCCGCTCGAGACCGGATGCAGGATCCAGCCTGGAAGCAGCGGTATCGCATCCGCGCCGGGATCGAAGGCACGCTCTCGCAGGGCGTGCGGGCCTTCGGACTACGCAGGAGCCGATACATCGGCCAAGCCAGGACCGGACTGCAGCAGGTGTGCGTGGCCGCAGCGATGAACGCCGCGCGGGTCGTACACTGGTTGGCGGCAGTGCCGCGAGCCAGGACGCGCACGACACGCTTCGCAGCCTTGGCACAGGCCGCCTGA
- a CDS encoding transposase has translation MSLRPEPIGAIPVETARVARAAFPKGTVATRLRDEFSALYQDEDFRDLYPTRGQPGLAPWRLALVTVLQFSEHLSDRQAADAVRARIDWKYALGLELTDPGFHFSVLTEFRARLIAGGGEQLLLDRMLARFKARGLVKARGKQRTDSTHVLAAVHDLHLLELVAETLRAALDDLAAVAPDWLRGIARPVWFERYGRRVEDYRLPRARTEREALALAIGTDGFALLEALDAPAAPPEVRAVPMVGTLRDVWRVHYAREGSGPPRWRSGAELPPVGERLQSPYDPEVHYSTKRQMEWSGYKVHVTEVCDADAAHLITNVMTCPAMQPDMASTAAIHEQLAAKNLLPAEHFVDAGYVDAGLLVGSRSAPTSRSGPPSPPRSAACRRSGRTAGSARRPGRSGRRPRCRRRRRCPSASRPGGARETSR, from the coding sequence ATGAGCCTGCGACCGGAACCGATCGGCGCGATCCCCGTCGAGACGGCGCGCGTGGCGCGCGCGGCTTTCCCCAAAGGGACGGTCGCGACGCGGTTGCGCGATGAGTTCAGCGCCCTCTACCAGGACGAGGACTTCCGCGATCTCTATCCGACCCGCGGCCAGCCCGGTCTTGCGCCCTGGCGGCTGGCCCTGGTCACGGTCCTCCAGTTCTCCGAGCACCTGAGCGACCGTCAAGCGGCCGACGCCGTACGTGCACGCATCGACTGGAAGTACGCGCTCGGTCTCGAATTGACCGATCCGGGCTTCCACTTCAGCGTGCTGACCGAGTTCCGTGCCCGTCTCATTGCCGGCGGCGGCGAGCAGTTGCTGCTGGACCGGATGCTCGCCCGCTTCAAGGCTCGGGGGCTGGTCAAAGCGCGCGGCAAGCAGCGCACCGACAGCACGCACGTGCTGGCTGCCGTTCACGATCTGCACCTCCTTGAACTGGTCGCCGAGACCCTGCGCGCTGCGCTCGACGATCTCGCTGCCGTCGCTCCGGACTGGCTGCGCGGCATCGCTCGACCGGTCTGGTTCGAGCGCTATGGACGCCGGGTGGAGGACTATCGCCTGCCCAGGGCTCGGACGGAACGCGAGGCACTCGCTCTTGCGATCGGTACGGACGGGTTTGCCCTACTCGAAGCGCTGGACGCGCCGGCGGCACCGCCTGAGGTGCGGGCCGTGCCGATGGTGGGAACGCTGCGCGATGTATGGCGAGTGCATTATGCCCGCGAGGGAAGCGGGCCGCCACGGTGGCGCAGCGGCGCCGAGTTGCCGCCGGTCGGCGAGCGACTGCAGTCTCCCTACGACCCGGAGGTCCACTACAGCACCAAGCGGCAGATGGAATGGTCGGGTTACAAGGTACACGTCACCGAAGTCTGCGATGCGGACGCGGCCCATCTGATCACAAACGTGATGACCTGTCCGGCGATGCAGCCGGACATGGCGAGCACGGCCGCGATCCACGAGCAGCTGGCGGCAAAGAACCTTCTGCCGGCCGAGCACTTCGTGGATGCCGGCTACGTCGATGCGGGACTGCTGGTCGGTAGCCGAAGCGCGCCGACATCTCGATCAGGGCCGCCATCGCCGCCTCGGTCGGCGGCGTGTCGCCGCTCAGGCCGAACAGCAGGCTCGGCCCGGCGACCCGGCAGAAGTGGACGGAGACCTCGATGCCGCCGTCGGCGGCGGTGTCCATCAGCCTCTCGGCCCGGCGGGGCTCGGGAAACATCTCGATGA
- a CDS encoding IS481 family transposase, with the protein MGQVLHGSATTTEAVRRAIQHSQASLRALSKRYGINRKTVAKWRQRTSVADQRTGPKDPRSTVLSQEDEAVVVAFRRHTLLPLDDCLYALQATIPHLTRSSLHRCLQRHGISRLPEVDGDKPKRSRFKTCPLGYFHIDLAEVHTAEGRLYLLVAIDRTTKFAFVELHEKATRRVAGDFLRHLIEAVPYKVHTVLTDNGTHFTTPGNVASAASVIKEAIVAGETFRAHSFELACARNDIDHRLTKPRHPWTNGQVERMNRTIKDATVKRYHYDSHAQLRAHLADFVSAYNFARRLKTLRGLTPYEAICKAWSAEPGRFRSNPLHQMPGPNT; encoded by the coding sequence ATGGGCCAAGTTCTTCACGGCAGCGCCACCACGACGGAGGCAGTCCGTCGAGCGATCCAGCATAGTCAAGCGAGCCTGAGGGCGCTCTCGAAGCGCTACGGGATCAACCGGAAGACGGTCGCCAAGTGGCGGCAGCGGACCTCGGTCGCCGATCAGCGCACGGGTCCGAAGGATCCCCGCTCGACGGTGCTGTCACAGGAGGACGAGGCGGTCGTCGTCGCCTTTCGCCGCCATACGCTCCTGCCGTTGGACGACTGCCTCTACGCGCTCCAGGCGACGATCCCGCACCTGACCCGTTCGTCGCTGCATCGGTGCCTGCAGCGCCACGGCATCAGCCGACTGCCGGAGGTCGACGGTGACAAGCCCAAGCGGTCACGCTTCAAGACCTGCCCGCTCGGCTATTTCCACATCGATCTGGCCGAGGTTCACACAGCCGAAGGGCGACTCTACCTGCTCGTCGCTATCGACCGCACGACCAAGTTCGCCTTCGTTGAGCTCCACGAGAAGGCCACGCGGCGGGTCGCAGGTGACTTCCTCCGCCATCTCATCGAGGCCGTGCCTTACAAGGTGCACACGGTGCTCACCGACAACGGCACCCACTTCACCACGCCCGGCAACGTCGCCTCGGCCGCTTCCGTCATCAAGGAGGCGATTGTAGCCGGCGAGACCTTCCGAGCCCACAGCTTCGAACTTGCCTGCGCCCGCAACGATATCGACCATCGGCTGACCAAACCGCGCCACCCCTGGACGAACGGTCAGGTCGAGCGGATGAACCGCACGATCAAGGACGCGACGGTCAAGCGCTACCATTACGACAGCCACGCGCAACTCCGTGCGCACTTGGCCGACTTTGTCAGCGCCTACAACTTCGCACGCCGTTTGAAGACCCTGCGCGGCCTCACGCCCTACGAAGCCATCTGCAAGGCATGGTCCGCTGAGCCCGGCCGCTTCAGGTCAAACCCGCTCCACCAAATGCCGGGACCAAACACATAG
- a CDS encoding BRO family protein translates to MAALVPYAFEGRTLRSLLLGDEPWFIAGDVAAFLGHRDAADLKRSLDDDEKGTHRVRTPGGEQDVSVISEAGLYRAIVQRRATSAIPAGTRAFIARFQRWVFHDVLPAIRRTGTYAIPDFANPAAAARAWAEQYEARVLAERRKAEIGSRREATAMATASREAQRANRLEIELDRSGQYATVKRMEALHRGREFDWRLLKRISQQKGWLPISVPDANYVFGPGIWWSGFDLKRPGSADHALQMAS, encoded by the coding sequence ATGGCCGCGCTCGTTCCCTACGCCTTCGAAGGCCGCACGCTGCGTAGCCTGCTCCTTGGCGACGAGCCCTGGTTCATTGCCGGCGATGTCGCCGCGTTCCTGGGGCATCGTGATGCTGCCGATCTGAAGCGCAGCCTGGACGACGACGAAAAGGGTACGCACCGAGTGCGTACCCCTGGCGGAGAGCAGGATGTCTCGGTCATCTCCGAGGCCGGGCTCTACCGGGCGATCGTCCAGCGCCGCGCCACCTCCGCGATCCCGGCCGGGACCCGCGCCTTCATCGCCCGCTTCCAGCGCTGGGTGTTCCACGACGTGCTGCCGGCGATCCGCCGGACCGGCACCTACGCCATCCCCGACTTCGCCAATCCGGCCGCTGCCGCCAGGGCCTGGGCCGAGCAGTACGAGGCACGGGTACTGGCGGAACGGAGGAAGGCCGAGATCGGCTCGCGCCGCGAGGCAACGGCCATGGCGACAGCCAGCCGCGAGGCTCAGAGGGCGAACCGCCTGGAAATCGAACTCGACCGCTCGGGTCAGTACGCGACGGTGAAGCGGATGGAGGCGCTGCACCGCGGCCGGGAATTCGATTGGCGCCTCCTCAAGCGCATCTCGCAGCAGAAGGGGTGGCTTCCGATTTCGGTGCCCGACGCGAACTATGTGTTTGGTCCCGGCATTTGGTGGAGCGGGTTTGACCTGAAGCGGCCGGGCTCAGCGGACCATGCCTTGCAGATGGCTTCGTAG
- a CDS encoding helix-turn-helix transcriptional regulator, with product MERTLKAFVERRLAEIGTNPFEAAKSAGLERGFVNDILQGKKSTVRGSNIIKLASALRVDVRTLVEETLNSVPSQELLDWVDKNEPKSADLEFSSEEIVSIQEAVEVYNIIKTNDGKALIEPSPSSFMPTLGFFRLYRISYGVVVYDSDMEPELRPGENAFVDSNFPPVKGNTCLFKGFSDNRRSYTPVKFGILTNISDENWTIKQWNPEKELILSRMEWPVCHKVAGKLSR from the coding sequence ATGGAACGCACACTCAAAGCCTTCGTCGAGCGCAGACTCGCTGAAATCGGAACGAATCCGTTTGAAGCAGCAAAGAGCGCTGGCCTCGAGAGAGGCTTTGTCAATGATATATTGCAAGGAAAGAAGTCTACAGTCAGGGGAAGCAATATTATTAAACTAGCTAGTGCCCTCAGAGTTGATGTGCGAACATTAGTGGAAGAAACGCTCAATTCAGTCCCGTCACAGGAGCTTCTTGACTGGGTTGATAAAAATGAGCCCAAATCTGCGGATTTGGAATTTTCTTCTGAAGAAATTGTCTCAATTCAGGAGGCAGTAGAAGTATACAATATTATTAAAACCAATGATGGAAAGGCTCTGATCGAGCCAAGCCCTAGCAGCTTTATGCCGACGCTGGGATTTTTCCGCCTATATAGAATAAGCTATGGCGTTGTAGTCTACGACAGCGATATGGAGCCTGAACTGCGGCCGGGGGAAAATGCTTTTGTAGACTCAAACTTTCCTCCCGTAAAGGGAAATACCTGCTTATTCAAAGGATTTAGTGATAATCGCCGATCGTATACACCTGTTAAATTTGGAATACTGACAAATATTAGTGATGAAAACTGGACAATAAAGCAGTGGAACCCCGAGAAAGAATTAATACTTTCACGGATGGAATGGCCGGTTTGCCATAAGGTGGCGGGCAAACTGTCAAGATAG
- a CDS encoding DUF837 domain-containing protein — MLTADPRCPVVERVTAYRNTLFERWVEAKRHAAQSDDIADHQAAAEAYTRFMRAHLVPDERAHLELEDRIARLTAENQGLRQRLGEHGHA, encoded by the coding sequence ATGCTGACTGCTGACCCGAGATGCCCCGTCGTCGAGCGGGTGACGGCCTATCGCAACACCCTGTTCGAGCGATGGGTCGAGGCCAAGCGGCACGCCGCGCAGAGCGACGACATCGCCGATCATCAGGCGGCGGCCGAAGCCTACACCCGGTTCATGCGCGCCCACCTCGTGCCCGACGAGCGGGCGCATCTCGAACTGGAAGACCGGATTGCCCGGCTGACGGCAGAGAACCAGGGCCTGCGCCAGCGGCTCGGCGAGCACGGCCATGCATGA
- a CDS encoding DEAD/DEAH box helicase family protein, translating into MSRELRPHQARIIEQLRRSLSTGHRRPMVQAPTGAGKTVVAGAIVKGALAKGKRVLFVVPAIALIDQTVRSFFAEGIEDIGVIQGNHPMTDGTKPVQVASIQTLQRREIPPFDIVVIDEAHRWFEMLGLWMAAPDWATVPFVGLSATPWTKGLGKHYDDLIRVTTTAELIAAGYLSPFRVYAPSHPDLSGVRTVAGDYHEGDLGEAMNKPELVADVVTTWRQRGENRPTFVFAVDRPHAKRLQAEFERAGVACGYIDAYTKPDEREALFRRFTAGELRVISSVGCLTTGVDLDVRCIVLARPTKSEMLFVQIIGRGLRTAPGKTDCLARGMLVLTDRGEVPIEDVTLADRVWDGVNFVHHAGAICKGVQPVITHDGITATPDHEVMTDEGSLSLAEARRLGLRIARTGVGGRPLRFADRHQRQDGRLDLELAGGSAVRPVFADAHGALSQSAEAARHGSVPPLQWPAAGHGAAMAVSAMPGAAGGFRRRRSRLRWPSGGLRPRPAPRRP; encoded by the coding sequence ATGAGCCGAGAGCTTCGTCCGCACCAGGCCCGCATCATCGAGCAACTGCGCCGGTCCCTCAGCACCGGGCACCGCCGTCCGATGGTCCAGGCTCCGACCGGTGCCGGCAAGACCGTGGTGGCCGGCGCGATCGTGAAAGGTGCCCTCGCCAAGGGGAAGCGGGTGCTGTTCGTGGTCCCGGCCATTGCCCTGATCGACCAGACCGTGCGCTCGTTCTTCGCCGAGGGCATCGAAGACATCGGGGTGATCCAGGGCAACCACCCGATGACCGACGGCACGAAGCCGGTGCAGGTCGCCTCGATCCAGACCCTTCAGCGCCGGGAGATCCCGCCGTTCGACATCGTGGTGATCGACGAGGCTCACCGCTGGTTCGAGATGCTGGGGCTGTGGATGGCGGCGCCGGACTGGGCGACCGTCCCGTTCGTCGGCCTCTCGGCGACACCTTGGACCAAGGGCCTCGGCAAGCACTACGACGACCTGATCCGGGTGACGACGACCGCCGAGCTGATCGCCGCCGGCTACCTCTCGCCGTTCCGGGTCTACGCCCCGTCCCATCCCGACCTGTCCGGCGTGCGGACGGTCGCCGGAGACTACCACGAGGGCGACCTCGGCGAGGCGATGAACAAACCGGAATTGGTGGCCGACGTGGTGACGACGTGGCGCCAGCGCGGCGAGAACCGCCCGACCTTCGTGTTTGCCGTCGATCGCCCGCACGCCAAGCGGCTGCAAGCCGAGTTCGAGCGTGCCGGCGTCGCCTGCGGCTACATCGACGCCTACACGAAACCCGACGAGCGTGAGGCGCTGTTCCGGCGCTTCACGGCCGGTGAGCTGCGGGTGATTTCGAGCGTCGGTTGCCTGACCACCGGCGTCGATCTCGATGTGCGTTGCATCGTCCTGGCTCGGCCGACCAAATCCGAGATGCTGTTCGTGCAGATCATCGGCCGGGGCCTGCGAACTGCGCCGGGCAAGACGGACTGCCTCGCTCGCGGCATGCTCGTCCTTACCGACCGCGGTGAGGTGCCTATCGAAGACGTGACGCTCGCTGATCGCGTCTGGGATGGCGTGAACTTCGTCCACCACGCCGGCGCCATCTGCAAGGGCGTGCAGCCCGTAATCACTCACGACGGAATTACCGCAACCCCTGACCACGAGGTGATGACCGATGAAGGATCGCTCTCGCTCGCGGAAGCGCGTCGTCTTGGCCTGCGGATCGCTCGCACCGGAGTGGGTGGGCGCCCGCTTCGGTTCGCTGACCGTCATCAGCGCCAAGACGGAAGGCTCGACCTGGAACTTGCTGGTGGAAGTGCGGTGCGACCGGTGTTCGCAGACGCACATGGGGCGCTTTCACAATCTGCGGAAGCGGCCCGGCACGGCAGCGTGCCCCCACTGCAATGGCCGGCAGCCGGTCACGGTGCCGCGATGGCTGTATCAGCGATGCCAGGCGCAGCAGGTGGTTTTCGGCGACGTCGATCCCGGCTTCGCTGGCCAAGCGGCGGCCTACGCCCTCGCCCAGCGCCTCGCCGCCCGTGA
- a CDS encoding HigA family addiction module antitoxin, with protein sequence MSGNPLLSGLAPTHPGEVLREDILPATGLSKTEVARRLGISRQTLYDIEGEKLPVTPAMALRLGRLFGNSPEFWVNLQRDYDLRTLETEMAEELAAIDPVAA encoded by the coding sequence ATGAGCGGCAACCCCCTTCTCTCCGGCCTCGCGCCAACCCATCCAGGCGAAGTGCTGCGCGAGGACATCCTACCGGCCACCGGGCTGTCGAAGACCGAGGTCGCGCGCCGGCTCGGCATCTCTCGGCAGACCCTCTACGACATCGAGGGCGAGAAGCTGCCCGTGACGCCCGCGATGGCGCTGCGGCTCGGGCGCCTGTTCGGGAACTCCCCCGAGTTCTGGGTCAACCTCCAGCGGGATTACGACCTGCGCACGCTGGAGACCGAGATGGCGGAGGAACTTGCCGCGATCGATCCGGTGGCCGCCTGA